The region CGCCAATTCTGCGTTTAGCCCCTCAGCCGAAGTAGGATTTGGGCATGGTTCAAAAAAGCGGCTTTTCGGGTAGCACCGAGCCCTCGGCGCGGACCCGTAGCGGTCCTTCTTGCGAAGGTGGGTTGCGATCCGCCTTGGCCGGTTGGTCTACGTCCTGACGAATCGGGTAAAGCCGAGCGATTCGAGCCAATGCGGCTGGGTCTCTCCGGAGAGGATCTCGATCGGGCTTTTATCCACCCGCTCGTGGTGTTCGCTGCGTGGGAACCGGCGGTGATTGAGGAAGAACTGGAGCCGAGCCAAGTCGTCGTGGCCCAGATGACGACGCAAGAAGAAGTACCCGCGGCGTCGGCTATTCCGGTTCTCGGCCAACGAACTGGCCCGGACCGTCCGTTGGCCGAGCGCTTCCACGGCTTGGGCCAGTGGGTCGTAGTGCGTCCCGAGCCCACCTCGCAAGGCGGCGTCCCGAGGCCATCGGCGCCGATCCTGGACCGCGAGCGTGCGGACCCCGAACAACTCCCGGATGATCTGTGGGTCGTGTTCGCGTGGTTCGGCCAACGCCACGAAGGCGGCAGCGCGTTCGGCCGCAAGCGCCAGGAGGTCGTCCCGTTGGCCGCGGAGGTAGCGGACCCGTTGGCCCAGGTGAGTTGGGGCGGCGGCGGTCCGGGCGTCGCGTTCGGCGCGGAGGACGTCGTACCGGGCCACGCGCTCGGGATGCGGTGGGCCTGCCAGACCAAGGACGTCGTGGCGGAGCCCGTGGGCCACAGGGCGACCTGGTCCGCCTGTTCGATGGCGCGGGCGTCCTCGCGATCTGCCTGGGAGAGTCGATGGCTCACGCGGGGATCGACCGGTTGATTTCGGCGGACGCGACCGGCGACCTTTTGCCGCAGGCGATCCGCCGCCGCCATCGCCCGATCGGCCCGATGTTCCAGGAGCGAAACGACCGCGTGGACGTCCTGCAAGGCGTGGAAGACATCCCTGCGACAGGGAACCGCGGGTAAAGCGGCCGTGCGTCCGGCCCGCAACCCCCGACCGGCGTCGGCGACGATGGCCGTCGGGGCGAGACCGCGGTCGCGGAGTTCGAGGACCCGAACGGCCCAGGTGTCGGCGTCGCGGTGGTCCTCCAGGCGGAGCAAGTAGCAGGAGGTGGAGCGGGTGTCGACGCCGACCAGGACGGGTCGACCGTTCTGGACGATCTCGTCGTGGGCACCGATCCGGACCGGGCCGAGGTTCTCCCGCGCGTTGAGGGCCCGTGCCGGAGCGACCGCCTTCTGGACGAGGTTGTGAACCGTCCCGAGTGAGAGGTCGTAGTCGAGCACGTCCCGGCAGATCTCAACGACCCCCCGGAGGGGGCCATGTCCGATCAGCACCAACGCGAGCGTGAACGGGTGCAGCCAGTGCTTGGTGACCGGCAGGTGGAACAAGACCGCGTCATCGGCCGGGAGGGGATCAAAGGCGTTCGCCAAGGCGCGGTCCGCGAGGGCTTGTTGCCGGTAGACGAACCGGCGACGGACGTCGTGTTGGTCGGCCCGATCGGTGATCGGGACGGTTCCGGCGAGGGCCTGGACCGCGATCCGCTGGCGTTGTGCGGGGCTGAGTGTGTGAGCCGGGCCGGCGCCCGGCGCGTGAGGGTGGGCACGAGCGGACGGGGTGGTAGAAAGACACATGCCTGTTTCGTCCATGATACTGGGGCGGTGATAACCACCCGTCTGGGGGAAACAGGCATTTTTGTTAACATCACCTCAGCCGGAGTGTGACCCGGCTTTGAACCAAGCCGGAAATTCCCTTTCCCACGGTCGGCCCGCCCCCGGGGTTCGTATCTGTAACGGGGGATTCAAACATCGAAGTTTAGCGCCGAGTTTTACCCTCATGACCGACCACGTGATCGTCTGCCCGGGGTGCCAGAAACTGCTCCACGTCCCCACACGGGCGATCGACAAACCCGCCCACTGCCCGCACTGCCGGGCGGCGTTTCACATCCCGCCCGCGCCGGGCGGCGGGCCGGGCACGCCGGTAAAAGTTAGCGAGGGGTATTCCCTACCGCGGGTGCTGCTCATCCCGGCGTTCGGGTTGCTGATGCTCGGGCTGGCCGGGACGGCCGTGAACGGCTACCTGTCCGTACTCTTCGCGTTCAAGCCGGGGGCGGCGCTGGAATTCGCCCGCGGGCGGGTGACCGAGGCCCGGATGGCCAAGGGGATGACCGCGCTCGGCCGGGCCGACGACTGGGAACTCGCCCCGCACGCGGCCGTCGCCGGCGGGGCGGGGGCCGCGGCCTCGGCGGCCGCTGTAGAGGCCTGGACGGACGAGCAGACCGCCGCCGGCTGGGCGCCGAACCAGCTCTCGATCCACGTCGCGTCCACGATTGTGAGCGCGCTTACGCTGCTCGGCGGCGCGGCGATTCTTCGCGGGCGGTTTTACTGGCTCGCGCTGATCGGGTGCCTGGCCGCCATCGTCAACGTCAACCACCTGTGCTGCGTGCCCGGGGCGATCACCGGCATCTGGGGGATTCTCAGCCTGGTCCGCGACGAGGGCCGAGCCCACTTTCGCCTGAGCCCGCGGTGAGATGAGGCTGACCGGCGCGGGCAACCCGCCGGTCAGCGCAAGACGTGAACCGCTATTTTTTCGTCGAGTCGAGTTCGAAGTTCTGTTCCGTCTTCTCCGGGCTGACGTCGATTTCGAGCTTGCTGTTCGTGTTGAACTGCGCGGGAACGGCCTCGCCCATCACGTCCACTTCCGGGCTGTTCGGGAACGGCTTGCGCTTCCCGATGACCTTCGACGACGAAATGCTGACCTTCATTTTGCCGCGCGGCACCTCGGTCGAGTACGTGCCGTCTTTAATTTCGCCGCCCGCGGTCGGGCTCTTGCCGTCGGTCGGCTGAAACTGGATCGCCCCGACCTTGATCGGTTGGCCGTCCAAATTGACCTTCCCGTGGACCCGGATCTTGTTGTCCCCGCCGCCGCACCCGGCCAGAACCGCCGCGGCCGTTGCAAACAAACCGGCGGCGAGAGAGCGGGCGTACCGTCTCGAAATCATGTTGGTGTCTCGTCCGGGTTGGCCCGGTGTGAGTGGAGAAGAAGGGCCGGGGACGCCCCCGGTAACGACGCATCCCGCACCCGGGGGCGGGAGCGGGATCGCATCGCGGATGACCGCGTTAAAGTTACTGGTTGAGCGTCGAGACTTCGCCGCCGCTCATCGTGCCGGCTGCCGCCCAGGCGCTGCTGCTAATCGAATTGCTGACGAACCGGACCGACGCGTCGCACAGCGAGACGTTTACCCCGCCGGTATGCTTGCTGCGGGCCTGGGCGTACAGGTTGTTCCCGCCGGTGACACACGGAGCGAACGGGCTGTTGTTGGTGGCACAGAAGATGTTGTCGGTCCCGCTGTTCGGCGTGTTGAACGTCATGAACATGGCGCCCGGCTGGGTTTGATCGTCGTTAAAGAAGTCGCCGTCCGAGTTCTGGTCGGTGTCGTTCGCCGCGACGATCCGCTCGGACATCATCAGCGTGTTCGACGTCCCGTCGGTGATGTCCGTGAGGTGGGTCAAGGGGCCACTATTGTTGTTGTAAAACCCGAACGGCCCGGGCTGACCCGGCTGGGTGCCAGACAGGTTCGTGTACTGGTTGCCCCAGTTGACGACGTAGCTCCCCCGGCAGCGGTTGTAGGTGTCGTGCGTGTCCAACGCGTTCACGCGGTCGCTCGGGCAATAATACAGCGGCACGGGCAGGGCGAGCAGGCCGGTGTTCGCGCTCTGGACGATAGCCGGCGGGAGGTAGAAATTCGTGGCCAGCGGCGGCCCGAACTGGTTGGCGATCGCGGTCTGCTCGACGAACGAGAACAAGTTCACGGTCCACGTGTACCGGAAGGGCGAGTTGGAAGCCCCGGGCGGGAGCGTCCCGAACACGTCGTGGCGGTTGTGCATCGCCAGCCCCCACTGTTTCAAATTGTTCGTACACTTGGCCCGCGCGGCGGCCTCGCGAACTTTCTGCACGGCGGGCAGCAACAACCCGATCAGGATGGCGATGATGGCGATGACTACCAGGAGTTCGATCAGCGTGAACCCAGCCCGCCGGCCCGAATGATTCGACATGGTCGTCCCTCGAAATCACAAAGGAGAGAAAAAGCACTCTGTCGCGAACGAAATGAAATACCTGCCCGATCAGGGCAGTCCTACTGATTATCACCCGTCATCCGACAGCTTCCAGCAACTTTATGCGTCGTCGATCGTTCGGACAGAATGGGACATCGATGGCGAGTCGTGTCGCAACACTATCGTAATAATCACCACAGACTCCACTCTCGTCAAGCGTGTTCCGACGAATTCTGCGCGCCGGGGGTGGCCCGAAAACGTCCCGCCCGGGCGCCAGCCCCCCGCGGTCCCCCTCTCTCCGCGCAACCGCTGACCGTATAATCCGCGATCCCCGCTCTCGGAGTGGCTCTCCGGACACCCACGCCGAGAGCGTGCGAGACGTGTTCGGGACGGGGGTGGCAGGGGACCACGGGAACGGGAGGCGTGACCTCACCCCCTGGCCCGGGGTGAGGGGTGAGGTCTCGTCCGCCAGCCCGCGCGAACCCGAAGATTCAGTCGTCTTGTAGTGCGAGGCTTTCCAGATCCGTCCCGGTACCGGGCTGGGCGTCCGGGTGGGTGTCCCACCAGTCGGCGGCCTGCGTCCCGGACCACTGGCCGGAGCAACCGCACGCGGCCAACGCTTCTTCGAGGTCCGCGGCCGATTCGTACCGGTCGTCCGGGGTCTTGGCCAGACACCTTTTGATGACCGCGGTCAAGTCGTCCGGCACGTGCGGGTTGTATTTGGCGATCGGGGCCGGTTCCTCGTTGACGACCGCCATCAGCGTCTTGACCGGGTTGTCCCGGTGGAATCCCTCCCGGCCGGTGAGCAGGAAATAGGCCACGCTGCCGAGGCCGAACAGGTCGCTCCGGCCGTCGAGCGCGCCACCGGATGCCTGCTCGGGCGACATGTACTCCGGCGTCCCGACGATCAGCCCCTCGCGGGTGATCTTGGCGTCCGGGTCGACCTCATCGGCCAGCGTGTGGACCAGCCCGAAGTCGACGACCTTGGCCTGGTCGTGCGGGTTCCCGTGCGGGAACACCAGGATGTTCGACGGTTTGACGTCCCGGTGGACGAGGCCCTGGCGGTGGGCCGCCCGCAGCGCCCCGCACACCTGCCGGAGGATGTGGACGGCCCGCGCCGGGGGCTGCGGGCCGTGCCGGGCGACCATGTCCTCCAGGCTCATGCCGGGCAGGTACTCCATGACGTAATAAAACGTCCCGTCGTCCGCCCGCCCATAGTCGTAGATCTCGACGGTGTTCGGGTGCCGCAGCTGGGCGGTCGCCTGGACCTCCCGCTCGAACCGCCGGACCTGTTCGGGGTTGTTCAGGTACTTGCGGTGAATCCGCTTGAGCGCGCACGGCCGCTTGATGAGCCGGTGTTCGGCCAGGTAGACCTCGCCCATCCCGCCCGCCCCGAGCTTGCGGCGGAGGCGGTACTGGCCCATCTCGCGGACGGCCTCCCGGGCCGACTGGACTTCCCGCCGCAGGGCCGCGGTCTTGGCCGTCCCGAACACCGACAGGCCGGCCCCGGCCGCGAGCATGGTCGTGGACACGGCGAACAGCGGGCCGGCGTTCCGCCCGGTCGGGGGGTGGGTGAGGGCCGCCACGATGCTGATCGCGAGGGCCGCCGCGCACATGGCGGCCGCCACCCCGGCCCCCCGTGCCGGGGTGTTCGGCACCAGAACCCCGTGGAACACCAGCAGCGCGAACCAGTTGAAGTGGACGATCAGGGCGGCCGCCAGGACGACCGACTGCTCGTGGTGGGTGCCCTCGAATCCCTCGGCCGGGGTAGCGGTCAGCACCATGAACTGCCAGTACGCGAAGAAGAGCGCCATCCCGCCGAAGACGGCCAGTTCGAGTACCCGGAGGGTCACTTCGTCGACGTATTTGACCCGAAACAGGAACCCGGCCGTCCCACCCAACCCGGCCAGCGTCACCCCGCACAGGACCAACCCGGTCCACCCGACGGTCCCGCGGCCGAACGCTTCGATGAAGTTCGTCGCCGCGCAGACGAGGAAGAAGAAGAACGGGGCGGCCGCGACCAGGCAGCAGAGGCGGAGGCGGAGGTGGAACAGGGCCCGGGTTTCGGGGTCGAGACCGCCCCCCCACCGGGACGTCGTGGCGGCGGCCACCGGTTCGCCCGGGTGCGGGGCGACGTACCGGGTCGTCACCGCCGCGGTCTTGGGAAACGCCACGTCGGCCGAGAGTTCGAAGCCCGTGTCCGCCAGGTCGGCGCCGTTTTCTCCGTCCGCGGGAAGGGGACCGCGCGCCTTGTCCGCGGGCCCGAAGTTATCGGCCACGAGCCGGACGGTCCGGTTATGGGGCGCGGGCTGCCCCGGTTTAGCTGTGCGAGACATTCACACGGTCCGGTCGAGAGCGGCGAGTCGTACCGGGTGGATTGTAACCTACACGCCCGCGAACGGGGTACGAGTTTTCTTACCAACGGCTGAAAACGCCCGCGGCGGCTCGCCGGTCGGATCACCCGGCGAGCCCGGACCCGACGTCACCAGTGGAGCGCGACCCGCGGCAGCGGCTTGGTTCCCCGGCGGTGCAGCCAGAACCGCAGGCCGAGCCCCGCCAGCGCGACGACGTGGGCGAGCAGGGCCAGGTCACAAGCCGTCGTCGATTCCAGGCTGAACCGGCCGAGTTCTTCCCCGTTCACCACCGCCGTCCGTTGCCGCTTGGGCGTCGAATCGGGCTGGGCGTCGAGGGGTTCCAGTTTCGCGGCGGCGTTCTCGGCCGCCTTTTGACGGACGGCGGTTTCCAGCCCGAACCCGCGCCACGACTGGACAACGATCAGCAGGAGCAAGGCCACGGTCGCCCCGAGTAGTATGGTGTCCCACGACTGCCAGAATTGTTTCATCGCCGGCGGAATCTGGTGCGGCTTGACGAACCGCTCGACCCACGCGACCGCCGTGGCGAGAACCAGGATCGGGAAGTACAGCAACATGAGCCAGTTCATCGACACATGGTCGGACAGGTATTTCTCGTCCGCGAGAACCGCCTCGGGCAGGCTGTGCGTCGTGAACCAGCCGACGCTGGCTTGCATCGGCGACTGCGTGTAAACGCGGACCCCACCGGGGAACGTCCCGAGCCACCCGGCCCAGACGAGGACGAAGATCAGGGCCAGGCAGCCGGCCGGTATCCAGTCGATCACCTTCGGCGCGAACGAGAATCCGGCCTCGTGTTCGTACTTGGCTGCGGGAGGGGTGCTGGCCGGCGGTACGTCCGGCGCGTGCGGGTAAGAAGCGGCTGGGGTCGGCGGGACGCCGATGATCAACCCCGGGGGAGGCGACGGCTTGTTGGGCGACTTCTCGTGCGACGGTGCGGCGTCGGCGGCCGGTGGCGCGGGCGGACTGGCCGCCGGCGGGGGTGGGGCGTCCACGGTCGGGGAGTACGACCCGGGAACCGGGAACGTCTTCTCGCAGGAGGGGCACGACACGGTTGTTCCGGCGGCGGTGTCCGGTAACTCAAGATACCGGAAACAGTTCGGGCAAATTTGCCGGATCACGGCGGACCTCGTGAGAGTTAAAAGTTACAAATAGAAGAAAATCGTTGGTTCGATCGTATCTTCTGTTCCTGTCGCTGATCGATCAGGGCTGCCTGTCTGGTAATCAGAGCGTGGCAAGCTGCGGAAAGCCGTCACACGGGCCGGGCGGTCGCGGCGTCGGCCGGCGATCGTCGGGCATACCAGGCGTGAATGAGCCCGGTCTGGCAAAACAGTATCGGCGCCTCGAACCCGCCCGACGCGATGATCTCGCTCACCTCCGCCGGTGGCAGCACGGCGACGTCCCGGCCGTAAGCGGCACGAAGTTGTTCCACCTTCTCGGGCGAGACTTCCATCACCCGCAACCAGACTTCGAGAAGACTGTGATAGGCCGGGGAATTCCGGTCGGAAGCCAGGTCGGAACTCGCCAGGTATCCGCCGGGTTTCAGTCGCGCCGAGATCGCGCGGAAAAAGGCGGTCCGCGCTTCGCGCGCCAGGATGAACTGAGAAACGAGTAGCGAGGTCGCTGCGTCGAACGCGTCCGCAGGGGGAAGCGAGTCGAGGTAGCCTTCGTGGAATTCACACCGGGCCGCGACGCCGCACTCCTCGGCCCGGCGGCGACAGACGTCCAGCATCGGGGCCGACGGCTCCACCGCCGTGAAACGCCACTGCGGGAAGCTCTGGGCGAGGGCGATTAGCTCGGACCCGGTTCCCGCACCGACGCACAGAATGCGGGCCTCGGCTGGCAGGTCGGCAAACACCGCGTTGATGAGCAGGTGCAGCGCGTCGCGCAGGGGGGCCAGTTTCGCCCACTGCCGGTCGTATGTGGCCGCACGAGTCTGGTCGAAGAACGCTTGTGGGTTTTGGCTTTGCATATACGAGACTAGGTGGCAGGCTGCCGTGCCGGCGCGTCGATCACTCGTGATCCCACCGTCGGCTTTCAGACCGGGCCGCACGTCAAACGAACCACCCTTTTTACCCCGCTCCTTTTATCAGTTTTCACTTTTTACTCGTCCACCGCGTTCCAGTTCCAGAAAGACTTTGGGAAGGTAATCGAGCAGGTCGGCCGCGGTCAACGCGACCTGGGACAACTCGGCCGCTGCGAGGTCGCCGGCCCGACCGTGAGCCC is a window of Fimbriiglobus ruber DNA encoding:
- a CDS encoding DUF1559 domain-containing protein is translated as MSNHSGRRAGFTLIELLVVIAIIAILIGLLLPAVQKVREAAARAKCTNNLKQWGLAMHNRHDVFGTLPPGASNSPFRYTWTVNLFSFVEQTAIANQFGPPLATNFYLPPAIVQSANTGLLALPVPLYYCPSDRVNALDTHDTYNRCRGSYVVNWGNQYTNLSGTQPGQPGPFGFYNNNSGPLTHLTDITDGTSNTLMMSERIVAANDTDQNSDGDFFNDDQTQPGAMFMTFNTPNSGTDNIFCATNNSPFAPCVTGGNNLYAQARSKHTGGVNVSLCDASVRFVSNSISSSAWAAAGTMSGGEVSTLNQ
- a CDS encoding serine/threonine-protein kinase, which encodes MSRTAKPGQPAPHNRTVRLVADNFGPADKARGPLPADGENGADLADTGFELSADVAFPKTAAVTTRYVAPHPGEPVAAATTSRWGGGLDPETRALFHLRLRLCCLVAAAPFFFFLVCAATNFIEAFGRGTVGWTGLVLCGVTLAGLGGTAGFLFRVKYVDEVTLRVLELAVFGGMALFFAYWQFMVLTATPAEGFEGTHHEQSVVLAAALIVHFNWFALLVFHGVLVPNTPARGAGVAAAMCAAALAISIVAALTHPPTGRNAGPLFAVSTTMLAAGAGLSVFGTAKTAALRREVQSAREAVREMGQYRLRRKLGAGGMGEVYLAEHRLIKRPCALKRIHRKYLNNPEQVRRFEREVQATAQLRHPNTVEIYDYGRADDGTFYYVMEYLPGMSLEDMVARHGPQPPARAVHILRQVCGALRAAHRQGLVHRDVKPSNILVFPHGNPHDQAKVVDFGLVHTLADEVDPDAKITREGLIVGTPEYMSPEQASGGALDGRSDLFGLGSVAYFLLTGREGFHRDNPVKTLMAVVNEEPAPIAKYNPHVPDDLTAVIKRCLAKTPDDRYESAADLEEALAACGCSGQWSGTQAADWWDTHPDAQPGTGTDLESLALQDD
- a CDS encoding class I SAM-dependent methyltransferase, translating into MQSQNPQAFFDQTRAATYDRQWAKLAPLRDALHLLINAVFADLPAEARILCVGAGTGSELIALAQSFPQWRFTAVEPSAPMLDVCRRRAEECGVAARCEFHEGYLDSLPPADAFDAATSLLVSQFILAREARTAFFRAISARLKPGGYLASSDLASDRNSPAYHSLLEVWLRVMEVSPEKVEQLRAAYGRDVAVLPPAEVSEIIASGGFEAPILFCQTGLIHAWYARRSPADAATARPV